A window of Brevibacterium ihuae contains these coding sequences:
- a CDS encoding GNAT family N-acetyltransferase, giving the protein MAGTDITIRPVTRDDAAQWHRLYTGYAEFYRVEQTAEMRDTVLAWLLDDAHTSQGLVAEAADGTLLGLAHYRPFARPLSASTGMYLDDLFVDPEHRGSGAARLLLAELARIAADRGWTLTRWITRDDNYRARGLYDQVAARTDWITYDMPPADAR; this is encoded by the coding sequence ATGGCCGGCACCGACATCACCATCCGCCCCGTCACCCGGGACGATGCCGCCCAGTGGCACCGCCTCTACACGGGCTACGCGGAGTTCTACCGGGTCGAGCAGACCGCGGAGATGCGCGACACCGTGCTCGCCTGGCTCCTCGACGACGCCCACACCTCGCAGGGCCTCGTCGCCGAGGCGGCGGACGGGACGCTCCTCGGTCTCGCCCATTACCGGCCGTTCGCCCGCCCACTGTCCGCGTCGACCGGCATGTACCTCGATGACCTGTTCGTCGACCCGGAGCACCGGGGATCGGGTGCCGCACGCTTGCTGCTCGCCGAGCTCGCCCGGATCGCCGCCGACCGCGGCTGGACGCTCACCCGCTGGATCACCCGCGACGACAACTACCGCGCCCGCGGGCTCTACGATCAGGTTGCCGCGCGCACCGACTGGATCACCTACGACATGCCCCCGGCGGACGCACGCTGA
- a CDS encoding glutaredoxin domain-containing protein — MSVSVEEFLPEAGSVTMFTTSWCGYCKRLRPQLDQAEIPVTEVNIETIDNGAAVVEQANGGNQTVPTLLFSDGTTLTNPSRAQVQDKLAAIG; from the coding sequence ATGAGCGTCAGCGTCGAGGAATTCCTGCCCGAGGCCGGGTCCGTCACCATGTTCACCACGAGCTGGTGCGGCTACTGCAAGCGGCTGCGCCCGCAGCTCGACCAGGCGGAGATCCCCGTCACCGAGGTCAACATCGAGACGATCGACAACGGCGCGGCCGTTGTCGAGCAGGCCAACGGCGGCAACCAGACCGTCCCGACGCTCCTGTTCTCCGACGGCACCACGCTCACCAACCCCTCGCGCGCCCAGGTGCAGGACAAGCTCGCCGCGATCGGCTGA
- a CDS encoding GntR family transcriptional regulator, whose translation MPVPADRGVHRRTLLRDDVYFSLRDAIVSGRLAPGEKLRDAELSEWLGVSRTPIREALLRLERSGLVIAEPGRLTMVSPVTDAAVAHAQQIAAELHALAVRLAVPLMTEHHTAAMAEANAALDTALTSGDAEAAVRADDAFHAVAVELCGNPLVAEHLEPVTAMLRRAEYLRFGDVRAIDSAADHAAIVDACATGDADRAAELTRSNWSTLANRGAGAAADQPA comes from the coding sequence ATGCCGGTCCCCGCCGATCGGGGCGTCCACCGCCGCACCCTCCTGCGCGACGACGTCTACTTCTCCCTGCGCGATGCGATCGTCAGCGGCAGGCTCGCCCCCGGCGAGAAGCTCCGCGACGCCGAGCTCAGCGAGTGGCTGGGCGTGTCCCGCACCCCGATCCGCGAGGCGCTGCTCCGGCTCGAGCGCTCCGGCCTCGTCATCGCCGAGCCCGGCCGGCTCACCATGGTCTCCCCCGTTACCGACGCGGCGGTCGCCCACGCCCAGCAGATCGCCGCCGAGCTCCACGCGCTCGCCGTCCGCCTGGCCGTCCCCCTCATGACCGAGCACCACACCGCCGCCATGGCCGAGGCGAACGCCGCTCTCGACACCGCCCTCACCTCGGGGGATGCCGAGGCGGCCGTGCGAGCCGACGATGCGTTCCACGCCGTCGCCGTCGAGCTGTGCGGCAACCCGCTCGTCGCCGAGCACCTCGAGCCGGTGACTGCGATGCTGCGCCGGGCGGAGTACCTGCGGTTCGGTGACGTGCGCGCGATCGACTCCGCAGCCGACCACGCCGCGATCGTCGACGCCTGCGCAACGGGCGACGCGGACAGGGCCGCCGAGCTCACGCGGAGCAACTGGTCGACCCTTGCGAACCGCGGCGCCGGCGCGGCTGCGGATCAACCCGCCTGA
- a CDS encoding 1-aminocyclopropane-1-carboxylate deaminase: MAISDFERYPLTFGPSPVHPLDNLSKHLGGARIWAKREDVNSGLAFGGNKTRKMEYIVPGILASGADTIVSIGGYQSNHTRQVAAVAAHLGLKARLVQEKWVDWDDPVNDKVGNIELSRIMGADVRLDPAGFDIGIRSSWEDAMEDVRANGGTPYPIPAGASERKFGGLGFANWAYEVAEQEKELGVFFDTIVVCTVTGSTHAGMIAGFAALEDAGGRKRKVLGIDASATLDKTRDQVGRIAANTAELIGLGRDLRDDEITVLEGWAGDYYGIPVESTVEAFRTAASLEGFITDPVYEGKSMAGLIDLVKSGEIGKDSNVLYAHLGGQLALNAYSSIFD; this comes from the coding sequence GTGGCCATCTCCGACTTCGAACGCTATCCCCTGACCTTCGGGCCGAGCCCCGTCCACCCGCTCGACAATCTCAGCAAGCACCTCGGCGGGGCCCGGATCTGGGCCAAGCGCGAGGACGTCAACTCCGGCCTGGCGTTCGGCGGCAACAAGACCCGGAAGATGGAGTACATCGTCCCGGGCATCCTCGCCTCCGGCGCGGACACCATCGTGTCGATCGGCGGCTACCAGTCGAACCACACCCGGCAGGTGGCCGCGGTCGCCGCCCACCTGGGCCTCAAGGCCCGTCTCGTGCAGGAGAAGTGGGTCGACTGGGACGATCCGGTCAACGACAAGGTCGGCAACATCGAGCTCTCCCGGATCATGGGTGCCGACGTGCGCCTCGACCCGGCCGGCTTCGACATCGGCATCCGCTCGAGCTGGGAGGACGCGATGGAGGACGTGCGCGCCAACGGCGGCACCCCCTACCCGATCCCGGCCGGCGCCTCGGAGCGCAAGTTCGGCGGCCTCGGCTTCGCGAACTGGGCCTACGAGGTCGCCGAGCAGGAGAAGGAGCTCGGCGTCTTCTTCGACACCATCGTCGTGTGCACCGTCACCGGCTCGACGCACGCCGGCATGATCGCCGGGTTCGCCGCGCTCGAGGACGCCGGGGGCCGGAAGCGGAAGGTGCTCGGCATCGACGCCTCGGCGACGCTCGACAAGACCCGCGACCAGGTGGGCCGGATCGCTGCGAACACCGCGGAGCTCATCGGGCTCGGCCGCGATCTGCGCGACGACGAGATCACCGTCCTCGAGGGCTGGGCGGGCGACTACTACGGCATCCCCGTCGAGTCGACGGTCGAGGCGTTCCGCACGGCGGCGAGCCTCGAGGGCTTCATCACCGACCCGGTGTACGAGGGCAAGTCGATGGCCGGCCTCATCGATCTTGTCAAGTCCGGCGAGATCGGGAAGGATTCGAACGTCCTCTACGCCCACCTCGGCGGGCAGCTCGCGCTCAACGCCTACTCGTCGATCTTCGACTGA
- a CDS encoding Fic family protein → MNWDPQKPYNDLPPLPPTADVESREILKETIEARASLASLDQAVQRIPNPSILINSLSILEAQASSEIENIVTTSDDLFRNVQREAESASPETKETLRYRTALFAGLESIRSRPLSTNTAVQICSIIHDREMDIRRTGGTMIADQRTRTAVYTPPTGERTIRDLLTNWERFIHASDELDPLIAMAIGHYQFEAIHPFGDGNGRTGRILNVLHLVHAGLLEVPVLYLSRYIIEHKDDYYRLLLQVTADGAWEEWILFMLRGLRETARSTLRKIDGIEETQRSVMQSIRDVTTAGPNADLLDVLFENVYCRISDVVARCEVSRPTATGWLNALVENGTLVDHKIGRERLFLNVAFSEVLARPEL, encoded by the coding sequence ATGAACTGGGATCCTCAGAAGCCGTACAACGATCTGCCGCCGCTTCCCCCGACAGCAGATGTCGAGTCCAGGGAGATTCTCAAGGAGACGATCGAGGCACGGGCGTCGTTGGCATCGTTGGACCAAGCCGTGCAGAGGATCCCCAATCCGTCGATCCTCATCAACTCGCTGTCGATCCTCGAAGCCCAGGCGAGCTCCGAGATCGAGAACATCGTGACGACGAGCGACGACCTGTTCCGCAATGTCCAGCGCGAAGCGGAATCGGCCAGCCCGGAGACCAAGGAGACGCTGCGCTATCGGACCGCCTTGTTCGCCGGCTTGGAGAGCATCAGGAGCAGGCCGCTGTCCACGAACACTGCTGTGCAGATCTGCTCGATCATCCATGACCGCGAGATGGACATCCGGCGCACGGGAGGAACGATGATCGCGGATCAGCGTACGCGTACGGCCGTGTACACGCCGCCGACGGGCGAGCGGACGATCCGCGATCTGCTGACGAACTGGGAGCGCTTCATCCATGCATCTGACGAATTGGATCCGCTCATCGCCATGGCCATCGGGCACTACCAATTCGAAGCCATCCACCCGTTCGGCGACGGCAATGGACGAACGGGACGGATCCTCAACGTGCTCCACCTCGTGCATGCCGGGCTGCTCGAGGTCCCCGTGCTCTATCTCTCGCGGTACATCATCGAGCACAAAGACGACTACTACCGTCTCCTGTTGCAGGTCACGGCGGACGGCGCGTGGGAGGAATGGATCCTCTTCATGCTGAGAGGCCTCCGCGAAACGGCACGTTCAACACTGCGGAAGATCGATGGGATCGAGGAGACGCAGAGATCGGTCATGCAGAGCATCCGCGATGTGACGACCGCCGGTCCCAACGCCGATCTGCTCGATGTCCTGTTCGAGAACGTCTACTGCCGGATCAGTGATGTCGTCGCACGGTGCGAGGTCTCCCGCCCGACAGCGACCGGCTGGCTCAATGCTCTTGTCGAGAACGGCACGCTGGTGGACCACAAGATCGGGAGAGAGCGTCTCTTCCTCAACGTCGCGTTCTCCGAGGTGCTCGCGCGTCCTGAGCTGTGA